The Pelagibacterium halotolerans B2 genome has a segment encoding these proteins:
- the fabF gene encoding beta-ketoacyl-ACP synthase II has product MQSDDPVVVTGMGVVSPLGVGVATNWERLLAGKSGIVRNNRFDTTGFGSHIAGLVPDKANDPQGFDPSEWIEPKEIKKMDLFIQYGLAAAAQALDQAGWHPQDDAGQQATATIIASGVGGEPVMAQAARTIAEKGPRRLSPFTVPSFLANMAAGWISIVHRFRGPIGTPVTACAASAQAIGDGMRLIMTGEAEIAVVGGAEGSVDPISIGGFGASRALTSSYNDEPHKASRPFDAGHSGFVLAEGAAVLVIEKLSHAKARGAKPLAVVAGYGTSADAYHLTAGSPDGAGAQVAMRKALAMAGISPDAVGYINAHATSTPVGDAAELAGIGAVFGDRGKTLAVSSTKSSTGHLLGAAGAIEAMFSVMAIRENMLPATINLDDPVPEGRGFELVPNKPIAKNVDYVMSNSFGFGGINATLVFGGA; this is encoded by the coding sequence ATGCAAAGCGATGATCCGGTTGTTGTAACCGGCATGGGAGTGGTGTCCCCGCTCGGGGTGGGCGTTGCGACCAATTGGGAGCGGCTTCTTGCGGGCAAAAGCGGGATCGTGCGGAACAATCGCTTCGATACGACGGGATTTGGCTCCCATATCGCCGGATTGGTGCCCGACAAGGCGAACGATCCCCAAGGGTTCGATCCGTCCGAATGGATCGAGCCCAAGGAGATCAAGAAGATGGATCTCTTTATCCAGTATGGCCTTGCCGCTGCGGCGCAGGCGCTCGATCAGGCCGGCTGGCACCCTCAGGACGATGCAGGGCAGCAGGCAACGGCCACGATTATCGCGTCCGGTGTGGGCGGAGAGCCGGTGATGGCGCAGGCTGCGCGCACCATTGCCGAAAAAGGGCCGCGGCGACTCTCCCCGTTCACCGTGCCCTCGTTCCTCGCCAATATGGCAGCGGGCTGGATTTCCATCGTGCATCGGTTTCGTGGCCCGATCGGAACGCCGGTGACGGCGTGCGCGGCGTCGGCCCAGGCGATTGGCGACGGCATGCGGCTGATTATGACCGGAGAGGCCGAAATTGCCGTCGTGGGCGGGGCTGAAGGGTCGGTTGATCCCATATCGATCGGCGGATTTGGCGCGTCACGCGCCCTGACCTCGTCCTATAATGATGAGCCGCACAAGGCCTCGCGGCCATTCGACGCCGGACATTCCGGGTTCGTGCTGGCGGAGGGAGCGGCAGTGCTGGTGATCGAAAAACTCAGCCATGCCAAGGCGCGCGGAGCGAAGCCGCTTGCGGTCGTGGCGGGCTATGGCACCTCGGCCGACGCCTATCACCTGACAGCGGGTTCGCCGGATGGCGCGGGCGCGCAGGTGGCGATGCGCAAGGCGTTGGCCATGGCGGGAATTTCTCCCGACGCGGTCGGCTACATCAACGCGCATGCAACCTCGACGCCGGTTGGAGATGCGGCGGAACTGGCCGGCATTGGCGCCGTGTTCGGTGACCGGGGGAAGACGCTGGCGGTTTCATCGACCAAATCGTCAACGGGGCATCTTCTTGGTGCGGCCGGCGCAATCGAGGCGATGTTTTCGGTGATGGCAATTCGCGAAAACATGCTGCCCGCCACGATCAATCTCGACGATCCGGTGCCCGAGGGCCGGGGTTTCGAACTCGTGCCCAATAAGCCGATCGCGAAGAATGTGGACTATGTGATGTCCAATTCATTCGGCTTTGGGGGTATCAATGCAACGCTGGTGTTCGGGGGCGCCTGA
- a CDS encoding MarR family winged helix-turn-helix transcriptional regulator, producing the protein MTFAFFDCLVLNTVMAARALTRRYDKVLRPFEISVVQFTVLMTVKNSPRMSVNSMAARISMDRTTLLRNLEPLRKRGLVIAGRPEKGNVRHFELTGKGAALLEEILPLWRDSQDELRALVADPGPEDFLGGLRALTAGEAREHADA; encoded by the coding sequence ATGACCTTTGCCTTTTTTGATTGCCTCGTGCTCAACACCGTGATGGCCGCGCGGGCTCTGACGCGCCGCTATGACAAAGTGCTTCGTCCGTTTGAAATCTCGGTCGTTCAATTTACGGTTCTGATGACCGTCAAGAACTCACCGCGCATGTCGGTCAATTCGATGGCGGCACGGATTTCCATGGATCGAACGACGCTCCTGCGCAATCTCGAGCCGTTGCGCAAGCGCGGGCTGGTGATCGCGGGGCGCCCGGAAAAGGGCAATGTCCGACACTTTGAACTGACCGGGAAGGGCGCGGCGCTGCTCGAAGAGATCCTGCCGCTCTGGCGGGATTCGCAGGACGAATTGCGAGCGTTGGTCGCCGATCCGGGGCCCGAGGATTTCCTTGGCGGATTGCGCGCGCTTACCGCCGGTGAGGCTCGCGAACACGCGGACGCCTGA
- a CDS encoding NADP-dependent isocitrate dehydrogenase, with protein MTKIKVANPVVELDGDEMTRIIWQAIKDKLIHPYLDIDLEYYDLSVQKRDETDDQITVDAANAIKKHGVGVKCATITPDEGRVEEFGLKKMWRSPNGTIRNILGGVIFREPIICKNVPRLVPGWTQPIIVGRHAYGDQYRATDFKFPGKGKLSIKFVGEDGQEIEHEVFDAPSSGVAMAMYNLDDSIRDFARASLNYALQRGVPCYLSTKNTILKVYDGRFKDIFEEVFQAEFKEKYEAKKIWYEHRLIDDMVAAALKWSGGYVWACKNYDGDVQSDIVAQGFGSLGLMTSVLMTPDGQTVEAEAAHGTVTRHYRQHQQGKETSTNSTASIFAWTRGLAHRAKLDGNDELATFAATLEKVTIDTIEQGKMTKDLALLVGPDQPWLTTMGFLDAIDANLQKAMA; from the coding sequence ATGACCAAGATCAAAGTCGCCAATCCCGTCGTCGAACTCGACGGCGACGAGATGACACGCATCATCTGGCAGGCCATCAAAGACAAGCTCATCCACCCCTATCTCGACATCGATCTTGAATATTACGACCTCAGCGTCCAGAAGCGCGACGAGACCGACGACCAGATCACCGTCGACGCCGCCAACGCCATCAAGAAGCACGGCGTGGGCGTCAAATGCGCCACCATCACTCCCGATGAAGGCCGCGTCGAGGAATTTGGGCTCAAGAAGATGTGGCGCTCGCCCAACGGCACCATCCGCAACATCCTGGGCGGCGTGATCTTCCGCGAGCCCATCATCTGCAAGAACGTGCCGCGCCTCGTTCCCGGCTGGACCCAGCCCATCATCGTCGGTCGCCACGCCTATGGCGATCAGTACCGCGCCACCGATTTCAAATTCCCCGGCAAGGGCAAGCTGTCCATCAAGTTCGTCGGCGAAGACGGCCAGGAAATCGAACACGAAGTGTTCGACGCTCCCTCCTCGGGCGTGGCCATGGCCATGTACAACCTCGACGATTCGATCCGCGATTTCGCCCGCGCCTCGCTCAACTACGCCCTCCAGCGCGGCGTCCCCTGCTACCTCTCGACCAAGAACACAATTCTCAAGGTCTATGACGGTCGCTTCAAGGACATCTTCGAGGAGGTCTTCCAGGCCGAGTTCAAGGAAAAATACGAAGCCAAGAAGATCTGGTACGAGCATCGTCTGATCGACGACATGGTCGCTGCCGCCCTCAAATGGTCCGGCGGCTATGTCTGGGCCTGCAAGAACTACGATGGCGACGTGCAGTCCGACATCGTCGCCCAGGGCTTTGGCTCGCTCGGTCTGATGACCTCGGTTCTCATGACCCCCGATGGACAGACCGTCGAAGCCGAAGCGGCCCACGGCACCGTGACCCGTCACTACCGCCAGCACCAGCAGGGCAAGGAAACCTCGACCAATTCCACGGCCTCGATCTTTGCCTGGACCCGTGGCCTTGCCCACCGCGCCAAGCTCGACGGCAATGACGAACTGGCAACCTTCGCCGCCACGCTCGAAAAGGTCACCATCGACACCATCGAGCAAGGCAAAATGACCAAGGATCTGGCCCTTCTGGTCGGCCCCGACCAGCCCTGGCTCACCACAATGGGGTTCCTGGACGCCATCGACGCCAACCTTCAGAAGGCGATGGCGTAA
- a CDS encoding DMT family transporter, whose protein sequence is MPTGVLIAFAAYASFAFGDATIKSFGGSMSVFQIGFFVTLFSFVPALLVKPRGERWRDAFKLTHVWLMQLRGICGIMSMVMVTIAFTTIPLAEVYALVFLTPIIVTILSVVILRESMTPARWLALAIGFAGVMLVVRPGFRTLELGHLTAVCAALAASVGAIVLKKVSATERRVSLLGVLLTYALIFNGIAMIPNFVVPTLDQIGRLVLIGLFGGTGQLLMIAAPRRAAANQIAPTQYSQIFWAIALGGLFYGEYPDTVAVVGLAIVVAAGIATPGVDAARSILGARLARFGRRKPKPFQPQQTEAADPQKEPAAIK, encoded by the coding sequence ATGCCGACCGGCGTGCTCATCGCCTTTGCCGCCTATGCCAGCTTCGCGTTTGGCGATGCCACGATAAAGAGCTTCGGCGGCTCCATGTCGGTCTTCCAGATCGGCTTTTTCGTCACGCTGTTCTCCTTCGTTCCGGCCCTTCTCGTCAAACCGCGCGGCGAGCGCTGGCGCGACGCCTTCAAGCTCACCCATGTCTGGCTCATGCAGTTGCGCGGCATCTGCGGCATCATGTCGATGGTGATGGTCACCATCGCTTTCACGACGATCCCGCTCGCCGAAGTTTACGCGCTGGTTTTTCTCACCCCGATCATCGTGACCATTCTTTCGGTCGTCATCCTGCGCGAGTCCATGACCCCGGCCCGCTGGTTGGCCCTCGCCATCGGCTTTGCCGGTGTGATGCTGGTCGTCCGGCCCGGCTTCCGCACGCTTGAGTTGGGCCATCTGACCGCGGTTTGCGCCGCGCTTGCCGCCTCGGTGGGTGCCATCGTTCTCAAAAAGGTCTCGGCCACCGAGCGGCGCGTCTCGCTGCTGGGCGTGCTTTTGACCTATGCCCTGATTTTCAACGGCATCGCCATGATCCCGAATTTCGTCGTCCCCACGCTCGACCAGATCGGCAGGCTGGTGCTCATCGGGCTGTTCGGCGGCACCGGGCAATTGCTGATGATCGCCGCGCCCCGCCGCGCGGCGGCCAACCAGATCGCGCCTACCCAGTACAGCCAGATTTTCTGGGCCATTGCACTGGGTGGGCTGTTTTACGGCGAATATCCCGACACCGTCGCCGTAGTGGGGCTGGCGATCGTGGTTGCCGCCGGCATCGCGACACCCGGCGTCGATGCCGCCCGTTCGATCCTCGGCGCCCGTCTCGCCCGCTTCGGTCGCCGCAAACCAAAGCCGTTCCAGCCGCAACAGACAGAAGCGGCCGATCCCCAAAAGGAACCGGCCGCCATCAAATGA
- the alaS gene encoding alanine--tRNA ligase produces MTSVNDIRSTFLDFFAGNGHEKVASSPLVPRNDPTLMFTNAGMVQFKNVFTGLEKRPYSRATTSQKCVRAGGKHNDLDNVGFTARHLTFFEMLGNFSFGDYFKEQAIDLAWTLVTKEFGLDKDKLLVTVYHTDDEAADLWKKIAGFSDDKIIRIPTSDNFWSMGDTGPCGPCSEIFIDRGDHIWGGPPGTPEEDGDRFLEFWNLVFMQYEQFADGTQEALPNPSIDTGMGLERMASILQGVESVFETDMFRHVIDATASAVGKGPTAETVASYRVIADHLRSMSFLIADGVLPANEGRGYVLRRIMRRAMRHATLLGTNAPTIFKLVPSLVREMGQAYPDLVAGEAMISETIRLEEERFLKTLSRGLQILEDESAGLGQGDTLAGETAFKLYDTYGFPLDLTQDALRLRGVSVDQTGFDAAMARQKAEARKNWSGSGDAATSAVWFSIADAAGPTEFLGYETEDSDGAVKALIKDGTSVDALNAGDEGFIVLNQTPFYGESGGQVGDTGIMQSEDGARITVLDTTKQAGGVFAHRVRVEAGTVRIDEALTLRVDHSRRTAIRANHSATHLLHEALREVLGSHVAQKGSLVSPERLRFDYSHTKPMSEAELAEVERMANAIVLQNAPVETRLMAVDDAVKAGAMALFGEKYGDEVRVVSMGTALEGEKAGKTYSMELCGGTHVRRTGDIGLVKIVQESSVAAGVRRLEALTADGARAYLNEQEDQLKTVAAALKVSPRDAVSRVEALVEERRALERQVADLRQKLAMGGGSGNGAASETVNGVTFMGRVVEGLQPKDLRGLVDQGKKQIGSGIVVIVGTTEDGKAGISVGVSEDLVSRYSAVDLVRIGSSTLGGQGGGGRPDMAQAGGPDASQAQAAVEAIKAHLSA; encoded by the coding sequence ATGACAAGCGTAAACGACATCCGTTCGACCTTCCTCGACTTCTTTGCCGGGAACGGTCATGAGAAAGTCGCCTCCAGCCCGCTCGTGCCGCGCAACGATCCGACGCTGATGTTCACCAATGCGGGCATGGTGCAGTTCAAGAACGTGTTTACCGGGCTTGAAAAGCGTCCCTATTCGCGCGCCACGACGTCGCAGAAATGCGTCCGGGCCGGGGGCAAGCACAACGATCTCGACAATGTGGGCTTTACCGCCCGGCACCTGACCTTTTTCGAGATGCTGGGCAATTTCTCATTCGGCGACTATTTCAAGGAACAGGCGATCGATCTGGCCTGGACGCTGGTCACCAAGGAGTTCGGGCTCGACAAGGACAAGCTGCTGGTCACTGTCTATCACACCGATGACGAAGCGGCCGACCTCTGGAAAAAGATCGCCGGGTTCTCCGACGACAAGATCATCCGCATCCCGACCTCGGACAATTTCTGGTCCATGGGCGATACGGGTCCGTGCGGGCCGTGCTCGGAAATCTTCATCGATCGCGGCGATCACATCTGGGGTGGCCCTCCGGGCACGCCGGAAGAGGATGGCGACCGGTTCCTCGAGTTCTGGAACCTGGTGTTCATGCAGTATGAGCAGTTCGCCGATGGCACGCAGGAAGCCCTGCCCAACCCCTCGATCGATACGGGGATGGGCCTCGAGCGCATGGCGTCGATCCTGCAGGGCGTCGAGAGCGTCTTTGAAACCGATATGTTCCGCCATGTGATCGATGCGACGGCTTCGGCGGTCGGGAAGGGGCCGACGGCAGAGACCGTCGCTTCGTACCGCGTCATCGCCGATCATTTGCGCTCGATGTCGTTCCTGATCGCCGACGGCGTGCTGCCGGCCAATGAAGGGCGCGGCTATGTGCTGCGCCGTATCATGCGCCGCGCCATGCGCCACGCCACGCTTTTGGGCACCAATGCGCCCACGATCTTCAAGCTCGTGCCATCGCTGGTGCGCGAGATGGGGCAGGCCTATCCCGACCTCGTGGCCGGCGAGGCGATGATCTCGGAAACCATCAGGCTCGAAGAGGAGCGTTTCCTCAAGACCCTCAGCCGGGGGTTGCAGATTCTCGAGGACGAGAGCGCGGGTCTCGGGCAGGGCGATACGCTGGCGGGCGAGACGGCGTTCAAGCTTTATGACACCTACGGTTTTCCGCTCGACCTGACCCAGGATGCGCTGCGGCTGCGCGGTGTTTCGGTCGACCAGACCGGGTTCGATGCGGCCATGGCCCGCCAGAAGGCCGAAGCGCGCAAGAACTGGTCGGGCTCGGGCGATGCGGCAACGAGCGCCGTCTGGTTCTCGATTGCCGATGCGGCCGGCCCGACCGAGTTTCTCGGTTACGAAACCGAGGACAGCGACGGCGCGGTGAAAGCGCTGATCAAGGATGGCACGAGCGTCGATGCGCTCAACGCCGGTGATGAGGGCTTCATCGTGCTCAACCAGACCCCGTTTTACGGCGAAAGCGGCGGGCAGGTGGGCGACACCGGGATCATGCAGAGCGAGGATGGCGCCAGGATCACCGTGCTCGACACCACCAAGCAGGCGGGTGGCGTCTTTGCGCACCGGGTCAGGGTCGAGGCGGGAACCGTCAGGATCGATGAGGCGCTGACGCTGCGGGTCGACCATTCCCGCCGCACGGCGATCCGCGCCAACCACTCGGCGACCCATCTGCTCCATGAGGCGCTGCGCGAGGTGCTGGGCAGCCATGTGGCCCAGAAGGGTTCGCTGGTTTCACCCGAGCGCCTGCGGTTCGACTATTCGCACACCAAGCCCATGAGCGAAGCGGAACTGGCCGAAGTCGAGCGCATGGCCAATGCCATCGTTTTGCAGAACGCGCCGGTCGAAACGCGGCTGATGGCGGTCGACGATGCGGTCAAGGCCGGTGCCATGGCGCTGTTTGGCGAAAAGTACGGCGACGAGGTGCGCGTTGTCTCCATGGGCACGGCGCTCGAAGGGGAAAAGGCGGGCAAGACCTATTCGATGGAATTGTGCGGCGGCACCCATGTGCGGCGCACCGGCGATATCGGGCTGGTCAAGATCGTGCAGGAAAGCTCGGTCGCGGCAGGTGTCCGGCGTCTGGAAGCGCTGACCGCGGATGGCGCGCGTGCCTATCTCAACGAGCAGGAAGACCAGCTCAAGACCGTTGCGGCCGCTCTCAAGGTTTCGCCGCGCGATGCGGTTTCGCGGGTCGAAGCACTTGTCGAGGAACGGCGGGCGCTGGAGCGCCAGGTTGCCGATCTGCGCCAGAAACTGGCGATGGGCGGCGGCTCCGGCAATGGCGCGGCCAGCGAGACCGTCAATGGGGTGACCTTCATGGGACGGGTCGTGGAAGGCTTGCAGCCCAAGGATCTGCGCGGCCTTGTCGACCAGGGCAAAAAGCAGATCGGCTCGGGGATCGTCGTTATCGTCGGCACGACCGAGGACGGCAAGGCCGGCATTTCGGTGGGCGTGAGCGAAGACCTTGTATCGCGCTACAGCGCGGTCGATCTGGTGCGGATCGGTTCGTCGACGCTTGGTGGACAGGGCGGCGGCGGGCGCCCCGACATGGCGCAGGCCGGTGGCCCCGACGCGTCACAAGCCCAGGCGGCGGTCGAGGCGATCAAGGCGCATCTTTCAGCCTGA
- the recA gene encoding recombinase RecA codes for MAVSQLRVVDGGSMDKNKALEAALGQIERNFGKGSIMKLGENTQVNVESISTGSLGLDIALGIGGLPRGRIIEVFGPESSGKTTLALHVLAEAQKSGGICAFIDAEHALDPTYARKLGVNIDDLLISQPDAGEQALEIADTLVRSGAIDVLVVDSVAALTPRAELEGEMGDSLPGLQARLMSQAMRKLTASISKSKAMVIFINQIRMKIGVMFGSPETTTGGNALKFYSSVRLDIRRIGAIKDREEVVGNQTRVKVVKNKMAPPFRQVEFDIMYGEGISKTGELLDLGVKAGIVEKSGAWFSYDSQRLGQGRENSRQFLKDNPEIAHQIENGVRESAGLIAAELITAGEDSAEDGED; via the coding sequence ATGGCAGTTTCACAGCTTCGCGTGGTTGACGGGGGTTCGATGGACAAGAACAAGGCGCTCGAAGCCGCTCTGGGGCAGATCGAGCGCAATTTCGGCAAGGGTTCGATCATGAAGCTTGGGGAGAACACCCAGGTCAATGTCGAATCGATTTCCACGGGCTCGCTCGGTCTCGACATTGCGCTGGGCATCGGTGGACTGCCGCGTGGCCGCATTATCGAAGTTTTCGGACCGGAAAGTTCGGGCAAGACGACCCTTGCCCTGCATGTGCTTGCGGAGGCCCAGAAGTCGGGCGGTATCTGCGCGTTCATCGACGCTGAACATGCGCTGGATCCCACCTATGCCCGCAAGCTCGGCGTCAATATCGACGACCTGCTGATCTCCCAGCCCGATGCGGGCGAACAGGCGCTTGAGATCGCCGACACGCTGGTACGCTCGGGTGCGATCGACGTCCTTGTCGTGGATTCGGTGGCGGCGCTGACGCCGCGGGCAGAACTCGAAGGCGAAATGGGCGATTCCCTGCCGGGCCTTCAGGCGCGCCTGATGAGCCAGGCCATGCGCAAGCTTACGGCCTCGATCTCCAAATCGAAGGCCATGGTGATCTTCATCAACCAGATCCGCATGAAGATCGGCGTGATGTTCGGGTCTCCCGAAACCACAACCGGTGGCAATGCGCTCAAGTTCTATTCGTCGGTTCGCCTCGATATCCGCCGTATCGGCGCGATCAAGGACCGCGAGGAAGTCGTGGGCAACCAGACACGCGTCAAGGTGGTCAAGAACAAGATGGCCCCTCCGTTCCGGCAGGTCGAGTTCGACATCATGTATGGCGAGGGGATTTCCAAGACGGGTGAATTGCTCGATCTGGGCGTCAAGGCCGGGATCGTGGAAAAGTCGGGGGCCTGGTTCTCCTATGATAGCCAGAGGTTGGGGCAGGGGCGTGAAAATTCGCGCCAGTTCCTCAAGGACAATCCCGAAATCGCGCACCAGATCGAAAATGGGGTGCGCGAGAGCGCCGGGCTTATTGCCGCCGAACTGATTACGGCGGGAGAAGATAGCGCCGAGGACGGTGAGGACTAG
- the cckA gene encoding cell cycle histidine kinase CckA, translating to MAVAPMDEDSYPEPMMARPSSNAALWRVVILSLAFVAVAVAFSLMGEAASPETIVLFLGILSVIGVFSLFALAAGLFRFVGGSEKRTLARAIVDSLPYGAVVTDRDGKIFYANAQYSDLSKSVSKGVPVGVPRLFASQPEASEAVYRLSRAARDGRAIVEDVRISRGKSAAQWFRIGARSLPDYDGASGKSVIWTVEDITRDRDAQENFYVELQKAIDYLDHAPAGFFSANARGRIQYINSTLADWLGYDLAAFEAGDLDLGEIVQGDGAGLLMGGGQDGAVRTEVIDLDLVRHDGTNLPVRLLHRAARLAEGELGETRTLVLDRSRGIEGEEALRAAEVRFSRFFNHTPIAIAALDGAGKVVRTNAPFTRIFGLTSGERGIEGLNVASLIDPESREKLAMALVDAKAHRSEIAPVDATIPGEKPRSVRMFISGVEQGGESDEAAILYALDMTEQRQLEEQFAQGMKMQAVGQLAGGVAHDFNNVLTAIIGFSDLLLLKHKPSDPSFGDIMSIKQSANRAAGLVRQLLAFSRRQTLRPQVLEVPQHIDDLTVLLKRLIGEHVTLDVEHGRDVWPIRADLVQLEQVIINLAVNARDAMPDGGQITLRTRNVEQAEAETFTYPGFVPADFVLIEVGDTGTGMTQEVMEKIFEPFFSTKELGKGTGLGLSMVYGIIKQTGGYIYPESEVGKGTTFRLLLPRHIPVEKEEAVKAVAAPVKDLTGNERILLVEDEESVRMFSARALSTTGYEVFEAGSGEEALEVLEEIEGKVDLIISDVVMPEMDGPTLLTHVRKLYPELKVIFVSGYAEESVRQGLEDDRSVEFLPKPYTLDQINSKVKEVLSGSPAAGED from the coding sequence ATGGCGGTGGCCCCGATGGACGAGGACAGCTATCCCGAGCCGATGATGGCGCGCCCGTCCTCCAATGCGGCGCTGTGGCGGGTGGTCATCCTTTCGCTGGCCTTCGTTGCCGTGGCCGTGGCGTTCTCGCTGATGGGGGAAGCCGCTTCGCCCGAAACGATCGTGCTGTTCCTTGGCATTCTTTCGGTCATCGGGGTGTTTTCGCTGTTTGCGCTGGCGGCGGGCCTGTTCCGGTTCGTCGGCGGTTCCGAAAAGCGCACACTGGCCCGCGCTATCGTCGACAGCCTGCCTTACGGGGCAGTGGTTACCGATCGCGACGGCAAGATCTTTTATGCCAATGCGCAATATTCGGACCTGTCCAAATCGGTATCCAAGGGGGTTCCGGTTGGTGTGCCAAGGCTGTTTGCCAGCCAGCCCGAGGCGAGCGAGGCGGTCTATCGCCTGTCGCGCGCCGCGCGGGACGGGCGGGCCATTGTCGAGGACGTGCGGATTTCGCGCGGCAAGAGCGCCGCGCAATGGTTCCGGATCGGGGCGCGCAGCCTTCCCGACTATGACGGCGCTTCGGGCAAGTCGGTGATCTGGACGGTGGAGGACATAACCCGCGACCGCGACGCGCAGGAAAATTTCTACGTCGAATTGCAAAAGGCCATCGACTATCTCGACCATGCGCCGGCCGGGTTCTTTTCTGCCAATGCGCGGGGGCGCATTCAATATATCAACTCAACGCTTGCCGACTGGCTCGGGTATGATCTTGCGGCCTTTGAGGCCGGCGATCTCGATCTTGGCGAAATCGTCCAGGGCGATGGCGCCGGGCTGTTGATGGGCGGCGGGCAGGACGGGGCGGTGCGCACCGAGGTGATCGATCTCGATCTGGTGCGCCACGACGGGACCAATCTTCCGGTGCGGCTGCTCCATCGCGCGGCGCGGCTGGCCGAGGGTGAGCTTGGCGAGACGCGCACGCTGGTGCTCGACCGCTCGCGCGGCATCGAGGGCGAGGAAGCCCTGCGGGCCGCCGAAGTGCGGTTTTCGCGGTTTTTCAATCACACCCCGATCGCCATTGCAGCGCTCGACGGGGCGGGCAAGGTGGTGCGCACCAACGCGCCCTTTACCCGGATTTTCGGACTGACATCGGGCGAACGCGGGATCGAGGGGCTCAATGTCGCCTCGCTGATCGATCCGGAAAGCCGGGAAAAACTGGCGATGGCGCTTGTCGACGCCAAGGCGCACCGATCCGAGATCGCGCCGGTCGATGCGACGATTCCCGGGGAAAAGCCGCGCAGCGTGCGCATGTTCATTTCCGGCGTCGAGCAGGGCGGAGAAAGCGACGAAGCGGCGATCCTTTATGCTCTGGACATGACCGAGCAGCGCCAACTCGAAGAGCAGTTTGCCCAAGGCATGAAGATGCAGGCGGTGGGGCAATTGGCGGGCGGTGTGGCCCATGATTTCAACAACGTTCTGACGGCGATCATCGGGTTTTCGGACCTGCTGTTGCTCAAGCACAAGCCGTCCGATCCTTCGTTTGGCGACATCATGTCGATCAAGCAGAGCGCCAACCGCGCGGCGGGGCTGGTGCGCCAGCTTCTGGCTTTCTCGCGGCGCCAGACGCTGCGCCCGCAGGTGCTCGAGGTGCCCCAGCATATCGACGATCTGACGGTGTTGCTCAAGCGCCTGATCGGCGAGCATGTGACGCTCGATGTCGAGCACGGGCGCGACGTGTGGCCGATCCGCGCCGATCTGGTGCAGCTCGAGCAGGTGATCATCAACCTTGCGGTCAACGCGCGCGACGCCATGCCCGATGGCGGGCAGATTACCCTGCGCACGCGCAATGTGGAGCAGGCCGAGGCCGAGACCTTCACCTATCCCGGGTTCGTCCCGGCCGATTTCGTTCTGATCGAGGTCGGCGATACGGGCACGGGCATGACCCAGGAGGTCATGGAAAAGATCTTCGAACCGTTCTTTTCGACCAAGGAACTGGGCAAGGGGACCGGGCTCGGCCTGTCGATGGTCTATGGCATCATCAAGCAGACCGGCGGCTACATCTATCCCGAATCCGAGGTTGGCAAGGGCACGACGTTCCGGCTGCTGCTGCCCCGGCACATACCGGTGGAAAAGGAGGAAGCGGTCAAGGCCGTCGCGGCGCCAGTCAAGGACCTGACCGGCAATGAACGCATTCTTCTCGTCGAGGACGAGGAAAGCGTGCGCATGTTTTCGGCGCGGGCGCTTTCGACCACGGGGTACGAGGTGTTCGAGGCGGGATCGGGCGAGGAGGCACTCGAGGTGCTCGAAGAGATCGAGGGCAAGGTCGACCTCATCATTTCCGATGTGGTGATGCCCGAGATGGACGGGCCGACGCTGCTGACCCATGTGCGCAAGCTCTATCCCGAGCTCAAGGTGATCTTCGTTTCCGGCTACGCCGAGGAAAGCGTCCGGCAGGGGCTCGAGGATGACCGCAGCGTGGAATTTCTGCCCAAGCCCTATACGCTCGACCAGATCAACTCCAAGGTCAAGGAAGTGCTCTCGGGAAGCCCGGCGGCCGGCGAAGACTAG